A region of Homo sapiens chromosome 17, GRCh38.p14 Primary Assembly DNA encodes the following proteins:
- the GALK1 gene encoding galactokinase has protein sequence MAALRQPQVAELLAEARRAFREEFGAEPELAVSAPGRVNLIGEHTDYNQGLVLPMALELMTVLVGSPRKDGLVSLLTTSEGADEPQRLQFPLPTAQRSLEPGTPRWANYVKGVIQYYPAAPLPGFSAVVVSSVPLGGGLSSSASLEVATYTFLQQLCPDSGTIAARAQVCQQAEHSFAGMPCGIMDQFISLMGQKGHALLIDCRSLETSLVPLSDPKLAVLITNSNVRHSLASSEYPVRRRQCEEVARALGKESLREVQLEELEAARDLVSKEGFRRARHVVGEIRRTAQAAAALRRGDYRAFGRLMVESHRSLRDDYEVSCPELDQLVEAALAVPGVYGSRMTGGGFGGCTVTLLEASAAPHAMRHIQEHYGGTATFYLSQAADGAKVLCL, from the exons ATGGCTGCTTTGAGACAGCCCCAGGTCGCGGAGCTGCTGGCCGAGGCCCGGCGAGCCTTCCGGGAGGAGTTCGGGGCCGAGCCCGAGCTGGCCGTGTCAGCGCCGGGCCGCGTCAACCTCATCGGGGAACACACGGACTACAACCAGGGCCTGGTGCTGCCTATG GCTCTGGAGCTCATGACGGTGCTGGTGGGCAGCCCCCGCAAGGATGGGCTGGTGTCTCTCCTCACCACCTCTGAGGGTGCCGATGAGCCCCAGCGGCTGCAGTTTCCACTGCCCACAGCCCAGCGCTCGCTGGAGCCTGGGACTCCTCGGTGGGCCAACTATGTCAAGGGAGTGATTCAGTACTACCCAG CTGCCCCCCTCCctggcttcagtgcagtggtggtCAGCTCAGTGCCCCTGGGGGGTGGCCTGTCCAGCTCAGCATCCTTGGAAGTGGCCACGTACACCTTCCTCCAGCAGCTCTGTCCAG ACTCGGGCACAATAGCTGCCCGCGCCCAGGTGTGTCAGCAGGCCGAGCACAGCTTCGCAGGGATGCCCTGTGGCATCATGGACCAGTTCATCTCACTTATGGGACAGAAAGGCCACGCGCTGCTCATTGACTGCAG GtccttggagaccagcctggtgccACTCTCGGACCCCAAGCTGGCCGTGCTCATCACCAACTCTAATGTCCGCCACTCCCTGGCCTCCAGCGAGTACCCTGTGCGGCGGCGCCAATGTGAAGAAGTGGCCCGGGCGCTGGGCAAGGAAAGCCTCCGGGAGGTACAACTGGAAGAGCTAGAGG CTGCCAGGGACCTGGTGAGCAAAGAGGGCTTCCGGCGGGCCCGGCACGTGGTGGGGGAGATTCGGCGCACGGCCCAGGCAGCGGCCGCCCTGAGACGTGGCGACTACAGAGCCTTTGGCCGCCTCATGGTGGAGAGCCACCGCTCACTCAG AGACGACTATGAGGTGAGCTGCCCAGAGCTGGACCAGCTGGTGGAGGCTGCGCTTGCTGTGCCTGGGGTTTATGGCAGCCGCATGACGGGCGGTGGCTTCGGTGGCTGCACGGTGACACTGCTGGAGGCCTCCGCTGCTCCCCACGCCATGCGGCACATCCAG GAGCACTACGGCGGGACTGCCACCTTCTACCTCTCTCAAGCAGCCGATGGAGCCAAGGTGCTGTGCTTGTGA
- the H3-3B gene encoding histone H3.3, whose product MARTKQTARKSTGGKAPRKQLATKAARKSAPSTGGVKKPHRYRPGTVALREIRRYQKSTELLIRKLPFQRLVREIAQDFKTDLRFQSAAIGALQEASEAYLVGLFEDTNLCAIHAKRVTIMPKDIQLARRIRGERA is encoded by the exons ATGGCCCGAACCAAGCAGACTGCTCGTAAGTCCACCGGTGGGAAAGCCCCCCGCAAACAGCTGGCCACGAAAGCCGCCAGGAAAAGCGCTCCCTCTACCGGCGGGGTGAAGAAGCCTCATCGCTACAG GCCCGGGACCGTGGCGCTTCGAGAGATTCGTCGTTATCAGAAGTCGACCGAGCTGCTCATCCGGAAGCTGCCCTTCCAGAGGTTGGTGAGGGAGATCGCGCAGGATTTCAAAACCGACCTGAGGTTTCAGAGCGCAGCCATCGGTGCGCTGCAG GAGGCTAGCGAAGCGTACCTGGTGGGTCTGTTCGAAGATACCAACCTGTGTGCCATCCACGCTAAGAGAGTCACCATCATGCCCAAAGACATCCAGTTGGCTCGCCGGATACGGGGAGAGAGAGCTTAA